The Halobacillus amylolyticus nucleotide sequence CATTTTCGTTTATTTTTTCAATTATGTATTTATTGCAATACCGTTTACTTAAACGAAAGAAGTGGAATACCAAATTGTTTCGCCTTGGAGACTTAACGAAGCTTGATCATTTTTCATATATATCAGTCATTCTCGGTGTACCATTGCTTCTTATAGCAGTAATCCTTGGGGTGACGTGGGGGTATGTATCTGAAGATGTCTTCTACTGGTATGATTCTAAGACACTGGGGTCATTCATTGTCCTCCTAGTCTATATGATTTATTTGTTTTTGCGTGTTGTAAAAGGATATCAAGGCCGAGTGATTTCCATATTCAATTCAGCAGCGTTTCTGTTTCTGTTAATCAACTTCTTTTTATTCGGCTCGTTGTCGAATTTTCATTTTTAAATTTCTCGAGGAGGATGTAGGGTGGGAAAAATTGTAATAGGTTCACGGAAAAGTAATTTAGCGATTACACAAACGGAATGGGTTATTGAGCAGTTAAAAAAAATAGATCCTTCTTATGAATTTGAAATCAAAAGAATTTCCACAAAGGGTGATCAAATCCTCGACGTTACTTTAAATAAAGTCGGAGGAAAAGGTTTGTTTATAAAAGAAATTGAACAAGCCATGTATAACAAAGAAATTGATATGGCTGTGCATAGTATGAAGGATATGCCTGCTGTTGTAGCTGACGGATTAACGGTTGCTTCCGTCCCTGTCCGTGAAGATCATCGCGATGCCTTTGTATCAAATGACCACGTAGCTCTAGAGAATTTAAAAGAAGGGGCAATTGTCGGGACGAGTAGTTTGCGCCGCGGCTCACAAATTAAAGCGGTTCGACCTGACATTGAGATTAAATGGATTCGTGGAAACATTGATACCCGTCTTCAAAAGCTCAAAAATGAAGAGTACGATGCAATTGTGCTGGCAGCGGCTGGCTTAAAAAGGATGGGCTGGAGTGATGACCTCGTTACTGAATACTTAGAGCCTGATGTTTGCGTACCTGCAGTAGGGCAAGGTGCACTTGCTATTCAATGCCGTGAAGATGATAAAGACCTGCTTGAGTTCCTTCAGCAAATCAATCATAAGTACACAGAAACCACAGTTAAAGCTGAACGGAAATTTCTTCACGATTTAAACGGTGGGTGTCAGGTTCCAATCGGCGGTTATGCTTATTTAGAAGGAGAAACGATTACGCTGACAGCTTTAGTAGGGAAGCCTGATGGTACAACGATTCTTCAGGAAACCGTAACAGGAAAAGATCCTGTAGCAGTAGGAACTGAGGCTGCAGCACGTCTTAAAAAGCAAGGGGCCCAGGAAATCGTTGATCAGGCATTAGAGGAGTATGATCAGTAATGGAACCACTGCAAGGGAAGAATATCCTGATCACCAGGGCATCTTCTCAATCCTCATCTATAACGAGGGAGATTGAACAAAAAGGTGGGAGAGTGATACATGTCCCTCTCCTCCAGTTTAAATTGAACGACTCAGTAGAAAATAAGCACATTCTTAGTAAACTTCACGACTTCAGCTGGGTTTTTCTAACGAGCTCCAATGGCGTGAAGTTTTTTTTCGAGCTGCTATCTTTGTACGATATTGAGATCCCTCACTCTTGTAAATGGGCTGTGGTGGGGGACAAAACAGCTAGAACGCTTCAATCATACGGGGTAAAGCCTGACTTTATCCCAACAGAATATCAAGCAACATCATTGATAGAACAGTTTTTTGAACAAGAAGGAGAACAAGGGAAACTATTATTTGTTCGCGGAAATCGAGCAAGAAAAGTGTTGCCGCAAGCATTTGAGGAACAGCAGGTATTTTTCCAAACCGTTACGGTATATGATACGCTATTAGTGGATGGAAAGGATTTACTAGTACAAAAACTTGGTCGGCTTGATGCGCTTACGTTTACTAGTCCTTCAACAGTGGAAGCATTTATGCAACTGATAGGGGAGCATCAAGACGAAGCTTTGCGTATACCTTGTTTCTGCATTGGCCCAACGACAGGAGGAGCAGCCAAGTCTTATGGTTTTCAAACGGTTTATATTCCGGGGTCATACACAATAAAAGATATGATTGACAAAATGGCTGCCCACTTTGATAAGAAAGGATAGTTCCGATGAATGATTTACAGTTTAAAAGACATCGCAGACTAAGGAGAACGGAGTCTATGCGTTCGCTTGTAAGGGAAACACATCTTCGTAAAGAAGACTTAATTTATCCGATCTTTGTTGTAGAAGGGGAAGGGATAAAAAGTCCTGTTGAGTCTATGCCAGGTGTTCATCACGTGTCACTTGATTATTTATCTGAAGAGATGACTGAGCTTGAGCAATTAGGGGTGCGTTCCGTTATTGTATTTGGGGTTCCCAAGGAAAAAGACGCAGTTGGTACACAAGCCTTTCATAGCGAAGGGATCGTCCAGCAAGCGATTCGTCATATAAACAAACACCATTCCTCTCTGACGGTTATTGCGGATACATGCCTATGTCAATACACTGACCACGGTCACTGTGGTGTGATCAGGGACGGGGACATTGCTAACGACGAATCACTAGAATACATTACAAAAACAGCCGTAAGTCAAGCAGAAGCAGGTGCTGATGTGATTGCGCCATCGAATATGATGGATGGTTTTGTTGCTGCCATTCGCCGCGGGCTCGATGAAGCTGGCTACAGCCAAATCCCTGTTATGTCTTATGCTGTGAAATACGCTTCAGCCTTTTACGGTCCGTTTCGTGATGCTGCGCACAGTACCCCGCAATTTGGTGATCGCCGAGCTTATCAAATGGATCCGGCTAATCGCATGGAAGCTATTCGTGAAGCTGAGTCTGATGTCGAAGAAGGAGCAGACTTCCTCATCGTTAAGCCAGCTCTATCTTATCTAGACATTATGAGAGAAGTAAAAGACCGTTTCAAATTACCAATTGTAGCCTATAATGTTAGCGGAGAATATTCCATGGTTAAAGCCGCTGCTCAAAACGGCTGGGTAAATGAACAAGAAATTGTGCTCGAGAAGCTGACCTCTATGA carries:
- the hemB gene encoding porphobilinogen synthase; its protein translation is MNDLQFKRHRRLRRTESMRSLVRETHLRKEDLIYPIFVVEGEGIKSPVESMPGVHHVSLDYLSEEMTELEQLGVRSVIVFGVPKEKDAVGTQAFHSEGIVQQAIRHINKHHSSLTVIADTCLCQYTDHGHCGVIRDGDIANDESLEYITKTAVSQAEAGADVIAPSNMMDGFVAAIRRGLDEAGYSQIPVMSYAVKYASAFYGPFRDAAHSTPQFGDRRAYQMDPANRMEAIREAESDVEEGADFLIVKPALSYLDIMREVKDRFKLPIVAYNVSGEYSMVKAAAQNGWVNEQEIVLEKLTSMKRAGADLIITYFAKDVARYLER
- the hemC gene encoding hydroxymethylbilane synthase, giving the protein MGKIVIGSRKSNLAITQTEWVIEQLKKIDPSYEFEIKRISTKGDQILDVTLNKVGGKGLFIKEIEQAMYNKEIDMAVHSMKDMPAVVADGLTVASVPVREDHRDAFVSNDHVALENLKEGAIVGTSSLRRGSQIKAVRPDIEIKWIRGNIDTRLQKLKNEEYDAIVLAAAGLKRMGWSDDLVTEYLEPDVCVPAVGQGALAIQCREDDKDLLEFLQQINHKYTETTVKAERKFLHDLNGGCQVPIGGYAYLEGETITLTALVGKPDGTTILQETVTGKDPVAVGTEAAARLKKQGAQEIVDQALEEYDQ
- a CDS encoding uroporphyrinogen-III synthase, which produces MEPLQGKNILITRASSQSSSITREIEQKGGRVIHVPLLQFKLNDSVENKHILSKLHDFSWVFLTSSNGVKFFFELLSLYDIEIPHSCKWAVVGDKTARTLQSYGVKPDFIPTEYQATSLIEQFFEQEGEQGKLLFVRGNRARKVLPQAFEEQQVFFQTVTVYDTLLVDGKDLLVQKLGRLDALTFTSPSTVEAFMQLIGEHQDEALRIPCFCIGPTTGGAAKSYGFQTVYIPGSYTIKDMIDKMAAHFDKKG